In Kangiella koreensis DSM 16069, a single window of DNA contains:
- the rho gene encoding transcription termination factor Rho encodes MNLTELKQKSAQDLSEMAKAVGLDHMARMRKQDIIFGLLKNHAKSGEDIFGGGVLEILPDGFGFLRSAEGSYLAGPDDIYVSPSQIRRFNLRTGDTIFGKIRPPKDGERYFALLKVAEINYDSPENSRNKLLFENLTPLHPDERIRMERGNGSTEDITARVIDLAAPIGKGQRGLIVSPPKAGKTMILQNIAQSITSNNPECMLIVLLIDERPEEVTEMQRSVKGEVVASTFDEPAARHVQVAEMVIEKAKRLVEHKKDVIILLDSITRLARAYNTVVPSSGKVLTGGVDANALQRPKRFFGAARNIEEGGSLTIIATALVDTGSKMDEVIYEEFKGTGNMELHLSRKISEKRVFPAIDFNRSGTRKEDLLTSPEELQKNWILRKILHPMDEIDAIEFLIDKIALTKTNDEFFDAMKR; translated from the coding sequence ATGAATCTAACTGAATTAAAGCAAAAGTCAGCTCAAGATCTGTCTGAAATGGCGAAAGCCGTAGGTCTTGACCACATGGCGCGTATGCGCAAACAAGATATCATCTTCGGTCTACTGAAAAATCACGCCAAAAGTGGTGAAGATATTTTCGGTGGCGGTGTTCTCGAAATCCTTCCTGATGGTTTTGGTTTCCTGCGTTCCGCTGAAGGCTCTTACTTGGCTGGGCCGGATGACATCTACGTTTCCCCAAGCCAAATCAGACGCTTTAACCTGCGAACGGGCGATACCATTTTCGGCAAAATTCGCCCACCGAAAGACGGTGAACGATACTTTGCCCTACTTAAAGTCGCAGAAATCAATTACGACAGCCCGGAAAACTCTCGCAACAAACTTCTCTTCGAAAACCTTACCCCTCTCCACCCAGACGAACGTATTCGTATGGAACGAGGCAATGGTTCAACCGAAGATATTACCGCTCGTGTAATTGACCTGGCAGCACCTATCGGTAAAGGACAGCGCGGATTAATCGTATCGCCACCTAAAGCCGGTAAGACCATGATTTTGCAGAACATAGCCCAATCAATTACCAGTAATAATCCAGAATGCATGCTAATTGTATTGCTGATTGATGAGCGTCCAGAAGAAGTAACAGAAATGCAGCGTTCGGTGAAAGGTGAAGTAGTTGCTTCAACCTTTGACGAACCAGCCGCACGACACGTTCAAGTTGCCGAAATGGTTATCGAAAAAGCTAAGCGCTTAGTAGAGCATAAGAAAGACGTTATTATTTTGCTCGACTCGATTACTCGTCTAGCACGTGCTTACAACACAGTAGTGCCATCATCCGGTAAAGTATTAACCGGTGGTGTCGACGCTAACGCATTACAGCGCCCAAAACGATTCTTCGGTGCCGCACGTAATATTGAAGAAGGTGGCAGCTTAACCATTATCGCAACCGCACTAGTAGATACCGGTTCAAAAATGGACGAAGTGATCTACGAAGAGTTCAAAGGTACCGGTAACATGGAACTGCATCTTTCGCGTAAAATTTCCGAGAAGCGCGTGTTCCCAGCAATCGACTTCAACCGCTCAGGTACGCGAAAAGAAGACTTGCTAACCTCGCCAGAAGAACTGCAAAAGAACTGGATACTGCGCAAGATTCTACATCCAATGGATGAGATCGATGCGATTGAGTTTTTGATCGATAAGATTGCGTTGACGAAGACGAATGATGAGTTTTTTGACGCCATGAAAAGATAG
- the rhlB gene encoding ATP-dependent RNA helicase RhlB: MDTSHLSTIRFSDLGLDPKLLKAVADLGFEYCTPIQAKSLPLLLKGQNVAGQAQTGTGKTIAFLLAIMNDILTLPEIEGRRKNEPRSLIMAPTRELAVQIAKDAVQLAKHTDLKIRVVYGGEDHEKQRQQLIDGVDILIGTTGRLIDYFKTKAFGLEAIDSVVLDEADRMFDLGFIKDIRYLFNRMPPATDRLNMLFSATLSHRVQELAYEHMNNPQHVQVQTQQVSANKIREALFYPSREEALPLLVGLMQRLEPEKSIVFTNTKRAAEHVWACLAGNDIKAGLLTGDVHQKKRLRLLDELKNDDVSVLVCTDVAARGLHIDGVTHVFNYHLPDDAEDYVHRIGRTARAGAEGDAISFAGEDFAMNLTAIEQYVGHNLPKLEIKSEYLANLKPSLPIQQKRRHPTQRRGGGKPRHPRNS; encoded by the coding sequence ATGGATACATCGCATCTATCAACTATTAGATTTTCCGATCTAGGACTTGATCCCAAATTGCTCAAGGCAGTTGCTGACCTGGGCTTTGAATATTGCACACCGATTCAAGCAAAATCTCTACCTTTATTATTAAAAGGGCAGAATGTTGCCGGTCAGGCACAAACCGGAACCGGTAAAACCATCGCCTTTTTATTGGCGATTATGAACGATATTCTGACGTTGCCAGAAATCGAAGGGCGCCGTAAAAACGAGCCACGCTCATTAATTATGGCTCCAACCCGCGAATTGGCGGTGCAAATCGCTAAGGATGCGGTGCAGCTGGCCAAACATACTGACCTCAAGATTCGAGTAGTATATGGGGGCGAGGATCACGAAAAACAACGGCAGCAATTGATTGATGGTGTGGATATTCTAATTGGTACCACTGGTCGCCTGATAGATTACTTCAAAACTAAAGCATTTGGCCTGGAAGCCATTGATAGCGTCGTTCTGGACGAAGCCGACCGCATGTTTGATCTCGGCTTTATTAAGGATATTCGCTACTTGTTCAATCGCATGCCGCCAGCAACTGACCGCCTCAATATGCTGTTCTCAGCAACCTTGTCGCACCGCGTACAAGAGCTCGCCTATGAACACATGAATAATCCTCAGCATGTGCAGGTTCAAACCCAACAGGTCTCGGCTAATAAAATCCGAGAAGCCCTATTTTACCCTAGTCGCGAAGAAGCTCTGCCATTGCTAGTCGGCCTAATGCAGCGATTAGAACCTGAAAAATCGATTGTTTTCACCAATACCAAACGCGCAGCTGAACACGTCTGGGCTTGCTTAGCAGGTAATGATATCAAAGCTGGATTGTTAACCGGTGATGTTCATCAGAAAAAGCGTTTACGTCTACTAGATGAGCTGAAAAATGACGATGTCAGTGTATTAGTCTGTACCGATGTCGCCGCTCGTGGGCTGCATATTGACGGTGTAACTCATGTCTTCAACTATCATCTACCGGATGATGCCGAAGACTATGTTCACCGCATTGGACGTACTGCACGAGCGGGTGCTGAAGGTGATGCCATCAGTTTTGCCGGTGAAGACTTTGCCATGAACCTGACAGCGATAGAGCAATACGTAGGTCACAATTTGCCTAAACTTGAAATCAAGTCTGAGTATTTAGCTAATTTAAAACCCTCTTTGCCCATTCAACAGAAACGTCGTCATCCGACACAACGACGTGGTGGCGGAAAACCAAGACATCCTCGCAATTCATAA
- a CDS encoding putative periplasmic lipoprotein, with product MKNLFALSLATLILTACSTTNSNNIAPDQADAVSSEPQVCFYTKRVGWHFKQKNCMSKNTYEKNKVSLMPTSNQSQTSRPLSVDQLPHSSK from the coding sequence ATGAAAAATTTGTTTGCTCTATCTTTAGCCACTTTAATTCTAACGGCATGCTCAACAACCAATAGTAACAATATTGCACCAGACCAGGCAGATGCTGTATCTTCTGAACCGCAAGTCTGCTTCTACACTAAAAGAGTTGGCTGGCATTTCAAACAAAAAAACTGCATGTCAAAAAATACTTATGAAAAGAATAAAGTTTCTCTCATGCCTACCAGTAACCAATCTCAAACAAGCCGGCCTCTTTCCGTTGACCAATTACCACATTCGAGTAAATAG
- a CDS encoding acyl-CoA thioesterase, translated as MTERIKKKAEEIETWNFVFPNQSNPYGNMFGGELLAIMDTTAAMAAIRYAEKTVSTASVERVIFKKPIFVGDRIKTVAKVVLVGRTSMMVRTDVFVDKGGAEGDVLSTTAHFTLVAFDEERVPSEVPELIIETDKEKKQSELAQQIKDHVGRREVRIKEVVEKWK; from the coding sequence ATGACAGAACGTATCAAGAAAAAAGCTGAAGAAATTGAAACCTGGAACTTCGTTTTCCCAAACCAAAGTAACCCCTATGGCAACATGTTTGGTGGTGAGTTGCTGGCGATTATGGATACAACAGCAGCAATGGCGGCCATTCGCTATGCTGAAAAAACCGTATCAACCGCATCAGTGGAGCGTGTGATATTTAAAAAGCCAATCTTTGTCGGTGACCGAATTAAAACCGTAGCAAAAGTGGTTCTAGTTGGAAGAACCTCAATGATGGTAAGAACCGATGTATTTGTCGACAAAGGCGGCGCAGAAGGCGATGTACTGAGCACAACAGCTCACTTTACCTTGGTTGCGTTTGATGAGGAGCGAGTACCGTCAGAAGTGCCAGAGCTGATTATTGAAACCGATAAAGAAAAGAAGCAGAGCGAATTAGCGCAACAGATCAAAGATCATGTTGGCCGTAGAGAGGTCAGAATTAAAGAAGTTGTGGAGAAGTGGAAATAA
- a CDS encoding alpha/beta hydrolase family protein, giving the protein MSYPHHNLQIQTVDGFILSASIYSAKEEPDGNTLKQNRWLIIGSAFGVPHQYYKHIANHLAEQGISCLTFDYRGIGQSKDGVMPAKDMLMQHWGELDLESVIQHVQNSYQPSELYYLGHSAGGQILGLAPSSYQFDKIILAATGVGAWRAWLGAQKYLLAAMWYGLMPLMMVFQRGDFFHSKMLGPIPVPKHAVKQWVEWAKSEDYLFTSRHGLDLSGYEKIKANIFALTISDDWYAPQSSRDALLAHYSNSHRVTQYILPQDLELKRIGHFGLFRKKQEIIQGIWQPIIKFLNQ; this is encoded by the coding sequence TTGTCATATCCACATCACAATCTCCAGATACAGACCGTTGATGGATTTATCCTATCAGCGTCAATTTATTCTGCAAAAGAAGAGCCCGACGGCAACACTTTAAAGCAAAACCGATGGTTAATCATAGGCTCTGCTTTTGGCGTACCACATCAGTACTACAAACATATTGCTAACCACTTAGCTGAACAAGGTATCAGCTGCCTGACCTTTGATTATCGTGGCATAGGCCAGTCAAAAGATGGGGTTATGCCTGCTAAAGACATGCTAATGCAGCATTGGGGAGAGCTAGACTTAGAGTCGGTAATTCAACACGTGCAGAACAGTTATCAGCCGAGTGAACTGTATTATCTGGGGCATAGTGCTGGTGGCCAGATATTAGGCTTGGCCCCCTCCTCTTATCAATTCGACAAAATAATCTTAGCTGCTACCGGGGTTGGTGCCTGGAGAGCATGGCTGGGAGCGCAGAAGTATCTATTGGCAGCCATGTGGTATGGCCTAATGCCATTGATGATGGTGTTTCAGCGTGGTGATTTTTTCCATTCGAAAATGCTGGGCCCCATTCCGGTACCTAAACATGCGGTTAAACAGTGGGTTGAGTGGGCTAAATCTGAAGATTACCTATTCACTTCCAGGCACGGCTTAGATCTTTCCGGTTATGAAAAGATAAAGGCCAATATCTTTGCGCTGACTATTTCAGATGACTGGTATGCCCCACAATCCTCAAGAGATGCATTGTTGGCTCATTATTCAAACAGTCACCGGGTAACTCAATACATACTGCCACAAGACTTGGAACTAAAACGAATAGGACACTTTGGGCTGTTTCGTAAAAAGCAGGAAATCATCCAAGGAATATGGCAACCTATAATCAAATTTTTAAATCAGTAG
- a CDS encoding FG-GAP-like repeat-containing protein produces the protein MSRGIIGLGLWIVTLAYSTSTWAEPQINLGNLPAGKTVTVTYDVVVNDDASGNQISSQATVSGANFTSLVTDDPATVTANDATVTAIDSADTSVNLNATDSSPTSSENVTFTTQVTTSDLNLETPTGNVEFLIDGFSETTVALNASGEASFNKAFSVGNYTVTANYLGNAEFASATTDSNISAVPANTTTSIDSFSSSSVFPGDSVTFNFSVAIEAVASGLPIVGTVEVASGSESCSADVSVGSCSIQFNSAGTRSLTATYSSNSPEVSGSVSSSVSVDVVNNPPTIDPISSQVVAPLQEVSFVVVANDPDPSAVISYSLAAGAPAGASIDSVTGEFNWTPTIAQAGAVYEITVEAKDQFDATDTQSFSITVEEDDGVPILANDSVTVDEDSVAVFSPLDNDHSGQGFDLETLRIISEPVSGTVTVNQNNGKMSYRPQKDFNGQDQIQYQIDDVVGQESNVAVIAITVSPVNDLPVFASEPVLTIVESNNYNYQIEAVDADGDTVNISSLTQPLWLQLVGNNLTGIPQNIDVGVYDIELLASDGTGQSQQNFELRVVSVNSNDLAISQSLSTIAPLVDEAFTLTYEVTNSGPSQATNVGVEIELTGDLALIENDSRCTVNNLIFSCLIGDMDDGASEQIQINIAGNSIDDLYSYAEITGSNDELLDNNQSAQGLSVTSELMNDKSLTVGEAASQIVVTGDINNDGLDDLVLLRGANTIGSSFINDGAGNFNKAADIAGEETVVTAELAHINGDGHLDLVVATGQNQPTLVYTGDGSGNFVINQVLGIAESNALDIADLNGDDLADVVIANNGPDEVYINQGNGLQLSHLIDTVNSTALVLSDVDGDELIDGLLAVDDGTSRFYRNDQLLDTLSPPNNFTSIATGLVTGIRSLDVNNDGMNEVIFAGAIDEQDRQQIPANKVYSWNGGFNLLQSIGRMDSAQVLVSDIDNDGDTDLFVLNKVGAHQIYLNESGVYELASKLLINEAAKFASWVTQNDGVLKDLILAEDLVEGSALYINQGNGEFGQAIADISVEAVASATSVNEQGVVTIQIIVQNNGPSSAQSVELQTVTNSNVNILEFGSGLDGCTINQENMSCSLDNLSVGEVRQIPLRVIAVGVGQATVTTTVSTQSLDPVEENNQEQVNLTVRSKKDSGSGGGHTGLWLLILLGLMLGRRRNS, from the coding sequence ATGAGCCGTGGAATTATAGGCCTGGGATTATGGATTGTCACTTTAGCTTACTCAACGAGCACGTGGGCTGAGCCGCAAATAAATTTAGGTAATCTACCTGCGGGTAAAACAGTGACCGTAACTTATGACGTGGTAGTCAATGATGATGCCAGCGGCAATCAAATTTCATCTCAGGCAACGGTATCCGGGGCTAACTTTACCAGTTTAGTGACTGATGACCCTGCTACGGTAACTGCTAACGATGCTACGGTAACTGCAATAGATAGCGCAGACACCTCGGTTAATTTAAATGCAACTGACTCCTCGCCAACCAGTAGCGAAAATGTGACCTTTACCACTCAGGTTACCACCAGCGATTTAAATCTAGAAACACCAACCGGTAATGTTGAGTTTTTAATCGACGGATTTAGTGAAACAACGGTTGCGCTAAATGCTTCGGGTGAAGCAAGCTTTAATAAAGCTTTCTCCGTCGGCAATTACACAGTAACAGCAAATTATCTTGGTAATGCAGAGTTTGCTTCTGCTACTACCGATAGCAATATTTCAGCTGTACCCGCAAATACGACGACCTCTATTGATTCCTTCTCTTCATCTTCAGTATTCCCGGGCGATTCTGTGACATTTAATTTCTCGGTGGCGATTGAAGCAGTAGCCAGTGGCTTGCCTATCGTGGGAACAGTAGAAGTTGCAAGCGGTTCAGAAAGCTGTAGTGCCGATGTCAGTGTGGGTTCATGCTCCATTCAATTTAACAGTGCAGGAACACGAAGCCTGACCGCAACCTATTCTAGTAACTCTCCTGAGGTCAGCGGTAGCGTATCTTCATCGGTCAGCGTGGATGTAGTCAATAATCCGCCAACGATTGATCCGATTAGCAGTCAAGTAGTGGCACCACTCCAGGAGGTTTCATTTGTGGTGGTGGCGAACGATCCTGACCCATCAGCAGTGATCAGTTATAGCTTAGCTGCAGGCGCACCGGCTGGTGCCAGTATTGATTCTGTAACAGGAGAGTTTAATTGGACCCCGACTATTGCTCAGGCTGGCGCTGTTTATGAGATTACCGTTGAGGCAAAGGATCAATTTGATGCAACGGATACACAAAGCTTTTCGATTACCGTAGAAGAAGATGATGGTGTGCCGATCCTCGCTAATGACTCTGTAACAGTGGATGAAGATTCGGTAGCTGTATTTAGTCCGCTTGATAATGATCATAGTGGACAAGGTTTTGATTTAGAAACGTTAAGAATCATTTCAGAGCCTGTATCAGGCACTGTGACTGTTAATCAGAACAACGGGAAAATGAGTTATCGTCCGCAAAAAGATTTTAATGGACAGGATCAGATTCAATATCAAATTGATGATGTCGTGGGCCAGGAGTCTAATGTTGCCGTCATTGCCATTACGGTGAGTCCTGTGAATGATTTGCCTGTTTTTGCTTCAGAGCCGGTTCTGACAATAGTTGAAAGTAATAATTATAACTATCAAATTGAAGCGGTTGATGCTGACGGAGATACAGTCAATATTTCTTCTTTGACTCAGCCGCTGTGGTTACAGCTAGTTGGCAATAACTTAACTGGTATTCCTCAGAATATTGATGTTGGGGTTTATGATATTGAGCTTTTAGCTTCGGATGGAACTGGACAAAGTCAGCAGAACTTTGAGTTAAGAGTGGTTTCAGTCAACAGTAATGATCTGGCAATTTCACAATCCTTATCAACTATTGCTCCATTAGTTGATGAAGCATTTACATTAACCTACGAAGTGACTAATAGTGGCCCAAGTCAGGCAACTAATGTGGGTGTAGAAATTGAATTAACAGGTGATCTTGCCCTGATTGAGAATGATAGCCGTTGCACAGTAAATAATTTAATCTTCAGCTGTTTGATTGGTGATATGGATGATGGTGCTTCCGAGCAAATCCAGATAAATATTGCTGGAAACTCAATTGATGATTTATATAGCTATGCTGAGATCACAGGCTCCAATGATGAACTACTCGATAATAATCAATCTGCTCAGGGTTTGTCAGTCACCAGCGAGCTTATGAATGACAAAAGCTTAACAGTTGGCGAAGCGGCCTCGCAAATTGTGGTAACGGGTGACATCAATAATGATGGCCTTGATGACCTGGTTTTATTAAGAGGAGCAAACACTATCGGCTCTAGTTTCATTAACGATGGTGCTGGTAATTTTAATAAGGCAGCAGACATTGCTGGAGAAGAAACTGTTGTTACAGCTGAGCTTGCTCATATTAACGGTGATGGTCATTTAGATTTAGTAGTCGCTACTGGCCAGAATCAGCCAACCTTGGTATATACCGGCGACGGCAGTGGTAACTTTGTTATCAATCAAGTGCTGGGAATTGCTGAAAGCAATGCATTGGATATAGCTGACCTTAATGGTGATGATTTAGCCGATGTTGTCATAGCCAATAATGGGCCTGACGAAGTTTATATAAACCAAGGCAATGGTCTTCAACTTAGTCATTTAATTGATACTGTTAACAGCACAGCCTTGGTGTTATCGGATGTTGATGGTGATGAGTTGATCGATGGCTTGCTTGCGGTTGACGATGGTACCAGCCGTTTCTATCGCAATGACCAATTGCTGGATACCTTATCACCTCCCAATAATTTCACCAGCATAGCCACAGGGCTGGTAACAGGCATTAGATCGCTTGATGTGAATAACGATGGAATGAATGAAGTAATCTTTGCCGGTGCAATAGACGAGCAGGATCGCCAGCAGATTCCGGCCAATAAGGTTTATAGTTGGAACGGTGGCTTTAATCTGCTGCAGTCAATCGGCCGCATGGACTCTGCTCAAGTTCTGGTTTCCGATATCGATAATGATGGTGATACAGACTTATTTGTGCTGAACAAAGTGGGAGCCCATCAAATCTATCTAAATGAATCAGGAGTTTATGAGTTAGCGTCAAAATTACTGATAAATGAGGCAGCAAAATTTGCATCCTGGGTCACTCAGAATGACGGTGTCCTAAAAGATCTGATACTTGCCGAAGATTTGGTCGAAGGCAGCGCGCTATATATTAATCAGGGCAATGGTGAGTTTGGACAAGCCATTGCAGATATCAGTGTAGAGGCTGTAGCTAGCGCTACCTCCGTGAATGAGCAGGGTGTGGTGACCATACAAATTATTGTCCAAAACAATGGACCAAGTTCAGCTCAGAGTGTTGAACTTCAAACAGTGACCAACTCAAATGTGAATATTCTTGAGTTTGGCAGCGGTCTTGATGGCTGCACTATCAATCAAGAAAACATGAGTTGTAGTTTAGATAACCTTAGTGTTGGCGAAGTAAGACAGATACCATTGAGGGTTATTGCTGTTGGGGTTGGCCAGGCTACAGTGACGACTACTGTGAGCACTCAGTCATTAGATCCTGTGGAGGAGAATAATCAAGAGCAGGTTAACCTGACCGTCAGATCCAAGAAGGATAGTGGCTCAGGTGGTGGCCATACCGGTTTATGGTTACTGATACTTTTGGGATTGATGTTGGGTAGAAGACGAAACTCATAA
- a CDS encoding DUF6916 family protein — protein sequence MTTLNQDIFKNSLNTQFSIQHADDKTQLTLIECSNLTSENVPDYERFSLIFESSDALLSQATYTLEHPAMGNQDLFLVPIHGDEKCFQYEAVINRKIDAA from the coding sequence ATGACAACACTTAATCAGGATATATTTAAAAACTCTTTAAACACTCAGTTTTCTATTCAGCATGCAGATGACAAAACTCAACTGACACTGATTGAATGCAGTAATTTAACGTCCGAAAACGTACCTGATTATGAACGTTTTTCGTTAATCTTTGAGTCAAGTGACGCGCTACTGTCTCAAGCAACATATACGCTTGAACATCCCGCGATGGGTAACCAGGATCTTTTTCTGGTACCTATTCACGGTGATGAAAAATGTTTTCAGTATGAAGCCGTCATCAATCGGAAAATTGATGCTGCCTAA
- a CDS encoding GNAT family N-acetyltransferase — protein MMAATVTFRPVEEKDSDFLSEVYASTRLEELQVTGWPQQQIDEFLRMQFEAQDTFYKQQFPDAQYQIVQYESQEAGRLYLDFREDEVRIVDIALLPEYRGKGLGTKLLNRIIDDAEEKQLSVRIHVEKNNPALNLYLRLGFEKTDDKGVYWLMEKPAQQIRCAG, from the coding sequence ATGATGGCAGCAACTGTGACATTTAGACCAGTGGAAGAGAAAGACTCGGACTTTTTGTCGGAGGTGTATGCCAGTACGCGACTTGAAGAGTTACAAGTGACTGGTTGGCCGCAACAGCAGATCGATGAGTTTTTAAGAATGCAGTTTGAAGCCCAAGATACTTTCTATAAACAGCAGTTTCCAGATGCTCAGTATCAGATTGTGCAATATGAAAGTCAGGAGGCTGGTCGCTTGTACTTAGATTTTCGTGAAGATGAAGTGAGAATTGTTGATATTGCCCTACTCCCAGAGTATCGGGGGAAAGGTTTGGGAACAAAGTTGTTAAATCGCATCATAGATGATGCAGAAGAGAAGCAACTGAGCGTTCGTATTCATGTGGAAAAGAATAACCCCGCGTTAAATTTATATCTGCGTCTGGGGTTTGAAAAGACTGATGATAAAGGTGTTTATTGGTTGATGGAAAAGCCTGCCCAACAGATACGTTGCGCAGGCTGA
- a CDS encoding phage tail protein — translation MSEPFIAEIRIFAGNFAPRSWAFCNGQLLPVSQNTALFSLIGTTYGGDGRTTMALPNMQGRAPMHPGRGPGLTEKRLGQLGGSETVTLSEAQIPNHTHNQLGSNEESEFDGTNNPQSSLPGSVEGGKELYADGNNLQPISESAVENTGGSQPHNNMQPFLSMNFIIALQGLYPSRS, via the coding sequence ATGTCAGAACCATTTATTGCTGAGATAAGAATATTTGCGGGGAACTTCGCGCCTCGTAGTTGGGCGTTTTGTAATGGGCAGCTATTACCGGTTTCGCAAAATACAGCGTTGTTTTCATTAATTGGCACCACTTATGGCGGTGATGGTCGTACAACCATGGCGCTACCAAATATGCAGGGGCGCGCTCCTATGCATCCAGGCCGAGGTCCAGGTTTAACGGAAAAACGCTTGGGACAATTAGGAGGTAGCGAAACGGTCACTTTAAGTGAAGCACAGATTCCGAATCACACTCATAATCAATTGGGATCGAATGAGGAATCTGAGTTTGATGGGACCAACAATCCACAAAGCTCTCTGCCAGGCAGTGTTGAAGGTGGCAAAGAATTGTATGCCGATGGCAACAACTTACAGCCGATCTCAGAATCCGCTGTTGAAAATACGGGTGGCAGTCAGCCCCATAACAACATGCAGCCTTTTTTAAGTATGAACTTTATTATTGCGTTGCAGGGTTTGTACCCGAGTAGAAGTTAA
- a CDS encoding phage tail protein — protein MSEPFVGEIRMFAGNFAPRGWAFCDGQLLAVSQNDALFSLYGTIYGGDGRTTFGLPDMRGRIPIHAGQGPGLSPRNLGSKAGTEQETVTINELPTHSHTFYGVSAQATETSPGANETLAQSVGYDAYVPNQNTTPMSNNTVSAVGGSRSHTNEMPFLCVNFIVALFGIYPSRH, from the coding sequence ATGTCAGAACCATTTGTTGGTGAAATAAGAATGTTTGCCGGAAACTTTGCTCCACGCGGCTGGGCGTTTTGTGACGGACAGCTGTTAGCAGTGTCACAAAATGACGCGCTATTTTCTTTGTACGGAACCATTTACGGCGGTGATGGAAGAACAACCTTTGGCTTGCCAGATATGCGTGGAAGAATTCCCATTCATGCAGGGCAAGGGCCAGGATTATCACCTAGAAATCTGGGCTCGAAAGCTGGAACTGAGCAAGAAACAGTAACAATAAATGAGCTCCCAACGCATAGCCATACATTCTATGGAGTAAGTGCTCAGGCGACTGAAACTAGCCCTGGAGCGAATGAAACATTAGCGCAAAGTGTGGGTTACGATGCGTATGTACCAAACCAAAATACAACCCCCATGAGTAATAATACTGTGTCTGCTGTAGGTGGGTCGAGATCGCATACAAATGAAATGCCCTTTTTATGCGTCAATTTCATCGTTGCCTTATTTGGCATTTACCCATCAAGACATTAG
- a CDS encoding phage tail protein yields the protein MSEPFLAEVRMVGFNFAPRGWALCDGQILPINQNQSLYSLIGTTYGGDGRTSFALPDLRGRTPIAVSAEHPEGQKSGEEAHTLSASEIPSHKHTVSASSDNATAGQPGGKSLATARERTYAPYDASTKVAMAPDFLANTGGGQAHNNMQPFLTVNFCIAIQGLFPSRN from the coding sequence ATGTCAGAACCATTTTTAGCTGAAGTACGAATGGTTGGTTTTAATTTCGCCCCGAGGGGCTGGGCACTCTGTGATGGACAGATACTGCCTATTAATCAAAACCAATCATTATATTCATTAATCGGGACTACCTATGGTGGTGATGGAAGAACCAGCTTTGCTCTTCCAGACCTACGCGGACGGACACCCATAGCGGTAAGTGCTGAGCATCCTGAGGGACAAAAAAGCGGCGAAGAAGCGCATACATTATCAGCGAGTGAAATCCCCTCTCATAAACATACGGTTTCTGCTTCTTCGGATAATGCCACAGCAGGACAACCGGGTGGCAAAAGTCTGGCTACAGCGAGGGAACGAACTTATGCACCTTATGATGCCAGTACTAAAGTTGCCATGGCTCCAGACTTTTTGGCCAATACTGGTGGCGGCCAGGCGCATAATAATATGCAACCGTTTTTAACTGTAAATTTCTGTATTGCGATACAGGGATTGTTCCCTTCGCGAAATTAA